The proteins below come from a single Hyperolius riggenbachi isolate aHypRig1 chromosome 8, aHypRig1.pri, whole genome shotgun sequence genomic window:
- the FLOT1 gene encoding flotillin-1, protein MVFYTCGPNEAMVVSGFCRSPPVMIAGGRVFVLPCVQQIQRISLNTLTLNVKSEKVYTRHGVPISVTGIAQVKIQGQNKEMLAAACQMFLGKSENEVAQISLETLEGHQRAIMAHMTVEEIYKDRQKFSEQVFKVASSDLVNMGISVVSYTLKDIHDDQDYLHSLGKARTAQVQKDARIGEAVAKRDAGIKEAEALQEKVSAQYINEIEMAKAQRDFELKKATYDLEVNSRKAESDLAYQLQVAKTKQKIEEQKVQVQVVERTQQIQLQDQEISRKEKELEARIKKPAEAERYRLEKLAEAERMKLITEAEAEAEAIKIKGEAQAYAIEVRARADAEQMEKKAEAFQQYKEAAVVDMLLEKLPEVVEEISKPLTQVKKIKMVSSGGSEIGASKLTGEVLEILNRLPDTVEKLTGISINQSIQKKPGRMS, encoded by the exons ATGGTGTTCTACACGTGTGGACCAAATGAAGCCATGGTTGTGTCAG GATTCTGTCGCAGCCCCCCGGTAATGATTGCAGGTGGGCGGGTGTTTGTCCTCCCCTGTGTACAGCAGATTCAGAG GATCTCCCTGAATACACTGACCCTGAATGTGAAGAGTGAGAAGGTCTATACCCGCCATGGAGTTCCCATCTCTGTCACTGGCATCGCTCAG GTGAAGATCCAGGGACAGAACAAGGAGATgctggctgcggcctgtcagatgTTCCTCGGCAAATCCGAGAACGAGGTGGCCCAGATCTCCCTGGAAACCTTGGAAGGTCATCAGCGGGCCATCATGGCTCACATGACTGTAGAG GAGATCTACAAGGACAGGCAGAAGTTCTCTGAGCAGGTCTTCAAAGTGGCCTCCTCTGACCTCGTGAACATGGGGATCAGCGTTGTCAGCTATACACTGAAGGACATTCACGATGATCag GATTACCTCCACTCCCTGGGCAAGGCTCGTACTGCTCAGGTACAAAAGGACGCCAGGATAGGAGAGGCTGTGGCCAAGCGGGACGCTGGAATAAAG GAAGCCGAGGCCCTTCAGGAGAAGGTCTCTGCTCAGTACATTAATGAGATTGAGATGGCCAAAGCCCAGAGAGACTTCGAGCTGAAGAAAGCCACGTATGACCTGGAAGTGAACAGCAGGAAGGCAGAGAGTGACCTGGCCTATCAGCTCCAG GTGGCCAAGACAAAGCAGAAGATCGAGGAGCAGAAGGTCCAGGTCCAGGTGGTGGAGAGGACTCAGCAGATTCAACTGCAGGATCAGGAAATCAGCCGAAAAGAGAAGGAACTTGAGGCCAGGATCAAGAAACCAGCGGAGGCAGAGCGTTACCGTCTGGAGAAACTGGCCGAGGCAGAGAG GATGAAGCTCATCACAGAAGCAGAGGCAGAAGCTGAGGCCATCAAA ATAAAGGGAGAGGCCCAGGCCTATGCTATAGAAGTCCGTGCTCGTGCCGATGCGGAACAGATGGAGAAGAAGGCCGAAGCCTTCCAGCAGTATAAGGAAGCTGCAGTTGTGGACATGTTGCTGGAGAAGCTGCCTGAG GTTGTGGAGGAGATCAGCAAACCTCTGACTCAAGTGAAAAAGATAAAAATGGTGTCCAGCGGTGGCAGCGAGATCGGCGCCTCCAAGCTCACAGGAGAAGTGCTGGAAATCCTGAACCGCCTGCCGGACACCGTGGAGAAGCTGACCGGCATCAGCATCAACCAG AGCATACAGAAGAAGCCTGGACGCATGTCGTAA